In the genome of Dioscorea cayenensis subsp. rotundata cultivar TDr96_F1 chromosome 1, TDr96_F1_v2_PseudoChromosome.rev07_lg8_w22 25.fasta, whole genome shotgun sequence, one region contains:
- the LOC120263973 gene encoding LOW QUALITY PROTEIN: 40S ribosomal protein S20-2-like (The sequence of the model RefSeq protein was modified relative to this genomic sequence to represent the inferred CDS: deleted 1 base in 1 codon) — protein MAYAAMKPTKPGLEESQEQLHRIRITLSSKNVKNIEKVCADLVRGAKEKRLKVKGPVRIPTKVLHITTRKSPCGEGTNTWDRFELRVHKRVIDLISSAEVVKQITSITIEPGVEVEVTITDP, from the exons ATGGCGTACGCTGCGATGAAGCCCACGAAGCCGGGTCTGGAGGAATCCCAAGAGCAGCTCCACCGTATCAGGATCACGCTTTCCTCCAAGAATGTGAAGAACATTGAGAAGG TGTGCGCGGATCTTGTGAGGGGAGCCAAGGAGAAGAGGTTGAAGGTTAAGGGACCCGTGAGGATTCCCACCAAGGTCCTTCACATCACCACCAGAAAATCTCCTTGTGGAGAAg GAACCAATACTTGGGATCGGTTTGAGCTTCGCGTCCAC AAGAGGGTGATCGATCTTATCAGCTCAGCAGAAGTGGTGAAACAAATTACCTCGATCACCATTGAACCTGGTGTGGAGGTTGAAGTGACCATCACAGACCCATGA
- the LOC120265293 gene encoding SPX domain-containing protein 4: MLSSSSTLRPKTLSPHPSILSDYSNPFVLLKNSGSSRKNFNPFAMKFGKDFRNHLQETLPEWRDKYLGYKPLKKLIKNFPRSGAAEVPLAAGGWISLEEWFVRILDEELEKINDFYVDKEEDFIIRLQELKERIERVKANNNGVISPTSKFSEEILQIRKDFVTIHGHMVLLKNYSSLNFAGLVKILKKYDKRTGGVLRQPFTQRVLHEPFFTTEPVTRLVSECEANLEVLFPQEAEVVESAPPEANDEHEDTNNNEPLSVEEETMEVFRSVHAGLKLIQILRNPSSTYSPLSLARFFHDQDGDGGSGSVTAENSAADSQDVAHDDDDDADQGSVDSGG, translated from the exons AtgctctcctcctcctccactctCCGCCCCAAAACCCTATCGCCGCATCCATCGATCCTCTCCGATTATTCCAATCCCTTTGTCCTCCTTAAGAATTCAGGCTCTTCCCGGAAGAATTTCAATCCTTTTGCCATGAAATTTGGTAAGGATTTCAGGAATCATCTTCAGGAAACGCTGCCGGAATGGCGGGACAAGTACCTTGGTTATAAACCGCTCAAAAAGCTCATCAAGAACTTCCCCCGGTCCGGCGCCGCTGAGGTTCCGCTTGCCGCCGGTGGTTGGATTAGCCTCGAGGAATGGTTTGTGAGGATTCTTGATGAGGAGCTTGAAAAGATTAATGATTTCTATGTTGATAAGGAGGAGGACTTTATTATTCGTCTCCAG GAACTCAAGGAGAGGATCGAGAGAGTTAAAGCAAACAACAATGGGGTTATTTCACCGACAAGCAAGTTCAGTGAGGAGATCTTGCAGATTAGAAAGGACTTCGTCACCATCCATGGCCACATGGTACTCTTGAAAAACTATAGCTCACTCAACTTTGCCG GACTTGTGAAAATACTAAAGAAATATGATAAGAGGACTGGGGGTGTGCTTCGTCAGCCTTTCACCCAACGCGTGCTTCACGAGCCCTTCTTTACAACGGAACCAGTGACAAGATTAGTGTCCGAGTGTGAAGCCAATCTTGAGGTCCTATTCCCACAGGAGGCGGAGGTTGTCGAATCAGCTCCACCAGAGGCAAACGATGAACATGAGGACACAAACAATAATGAGCCTCTGTCAGTCGAGGAGGAAACCATGGAAGTGTTCCGCAGTGTGCATGCAGGATTGAAACTAATCCAAATCCTTCGGAATCCCAGCTCAACTTATAGTCCTTTATCTCTTGCGCGATTCTTTCATGACCAAGATGGTGATGGTGGTTCTGGTTCTGTTACCGCTGAAAATTCGGCTGCCGACTCGCAAGATGTAgcacatgatgatgatgatgatgctgatcaAGGGAGTGTAGATTCAGGTGGCTAG